The genomic region CAGGACGAATACGTCCGCAACACGCTGCAACTCAATTCCGGCAACGGCACCTATCAGGAGATTGGACAGATGGCAGGCGTTTTCCGCACCGACTGGAGCTGGGCGCCGCTGCTGGCTGATTTTGACCTGGACGGGCGGCGCGACCTGCTGGTGACGAACGGGTACCGCCGCGACATCACCAATCTGGATTATGTCGTTTATCTGAACGACGGCATCGCCACCACGGGCCTGTCGTCGGCCGCCTTCCGGCAGGAAAGCCTGAAAAAGCTTTACGAACTGCCCGAAACCCGGATTCCCAACTATCTTTTCCGCAACCGCGGCGATCTTACTTTTGAAAATAAATCGGCCGACTGGGGGCTGGAGAAACCGACGTTTTCCAACGGGGCCGCTTATGCCGACCTCGACAACGACGGCGATCTGGATCTGGTCATCAACAACATCGACGACGAAGCTGGCCTTTACCGCAACAACGCCATCGCCCCCGGGCAGCCCAAGAAGCCCGCTTCTATCCGGCTGAAGCTCTCCGCTCCGGCTCCCAACCGCGACGCGCTGGGGGCCAAAGTGACGCTCCGGCTCGACAACGGGCAGACGCTCGTGCAGGAAGCGTTTCCGGTACGCGGCTACCTTTCGTCGGTGGACCCTGTGCTGCATCTGAGTCCCGGAACGGCCCGCGTGGTGTCGGCGGAAGTTCGCTGGCCGGACGGGAAGCACCAGCGGATTTCCAGCCTTCCGGTCGGGCGGCTGGTCAGCGTCGTGTACGATCCCCGCCAGTTTTTCACGCCCGCGCCCCAATTGCCCGCCCCGTTGCTGACCACGAGCACCGGCACCCAAATCGGCCTGGACTACCGGCACGAGGAAACGGAGTTCAACGATTTTCTGCGGACGCCCCTCCTGCCTCACCAATTTTCCAGAAACAGCCCCGGTCTGGCCGTGGGCGATGCCAACGGCGACGGGCGGGACGATGTCTTTATCGGCGCTGACCCTGACCGGCTCCGGTCGCTTTACCTGCAGCAGCCCAACGGGCATTTTACCCGGCAGACGCTGGGCGAAAACGCGCTGGAAGACATGGGCGCGCTGTTTTTCGACGCCGACCGCGACGGCGATCAGGATTTGTACGTCGTCAGCGGCGGCAGTCTGTACGAGAACGAAGAAGGCGCTTATCAGGACCGCCTTTACCTCAACGACGGGCGGGGCCAGCTGACGCGTTCGACCGAATCGCTGCCGGTTACAGCTTCCAGCGGCGGCTGTGTGGTGGCGGCGGACTTCGACCACGACGGCGACCTGGACCTGTTTCGCGGCGGGCGGGTCAGGCCAGGCCAGTACCCGACCTTTCCCGAAAGCTATCTGCTGCGCAACGACAGCCGCCCCGGCGCGGGTCCACGCTTTACCGACGTTACGGACGAGCTCGCGCCGGGGCTCCGGTACATTGGCTTGGTCTGTGCCGCCCTCTGGACGGACTACGACAACGATGGCTGGCACGACCTGCTGTTGGCCGGGGAATGGATGCCGTTAACTTTTTTACTCAACAAAAAAGGACAATTTCCCCAAAATTCAATCTTCAACATTCAACATTCCTCCGGCTGGTGGAACTCGCTTACCGGGGCCGATTTTGACCGGGATGGAGACATCGATTATCTGGCGGGCAATCTCGGTTTAAACTCGCGGTACAAGGCCAGCGCCGAACAGCCGCTCCGGTTGTATGCCGCCGATTTCGACAAAAACGGGCGCATTGATCCGTTTCTGACGTATTATCTGGAAGGCGGAGAGCATTTTGCAGCCATCCGGGATGTCGTTTCGGACCAGATGCCGTCGATCAAATCGCTGTATAATTCGTACGGGGCATTTGCAAAAGGGTCGGTGCGGCAGGTGGTGGAAGGCCGGAATATGGAGATGACGAAACTGGAAGCAACGGAACTAAGAAGCTGCTATGTCGAAAACCGGGGGCGGGACGGCTTTCGGCTGGTTCCGCTGCCGATGGAAGCGCAGATCAGTCCTGCGTACGGCATGCAAACGGCCGATTTCAACGGCGACGGCTTTACCGACGCCCTGCTGACGGGCAATTCCTACGCCACCGAAACCTATACCGGCTGGTACGACGCGGGCCGGGGCTGTCTGCTGCTGGGCGACGGCCGCGGGCGTTTCAAACCGCTGGACGCCGCCCGGTCAGGCGTTTGGACGGCGCAGGACGCGAAAGCACTGGCGCGGGTCGAAACGGTCAGCGGACCCGTCTGGCTGGTGAGCAACACGAACGGCCCGGTTCAGGTGATTCGCAGCCGGAAAAAGGACACCAGACCCCTGCGCCCGCTGAAGCCCGCCGAAACGGGTACGACCATCCGCCATGCCGACGGCAAAACGGAACGGGTCGAGTTTTATCACGGTTCAGGCTACCTCTCGGGTTCTTCGCGGCAGTGGAGAAACTGAAGTTATTTCCGGAAAATCCAGCAGCGTTCCTCGATGGGAGCTTCCAGCAGGGCGTTGTATAGATCTGGGTCGTCTTTGAAACTAAGCTGGGAAAGCTGGTAAACTTCGACCCGGGCCTCAAACTCGTCGCAGTCGAAGGGCCAGGGCTCTACGGCCAGGGTCTGGTCGGGGCGCTGCAAAATATAGTAGGAAACGCCATCGGGGCCGATGCTGATTTCCAGGCGGCGGCTTTCGGGCGGCAGTTGATTTTGCACCAGAATCAGCGAGAGCGCGTCGCACCATTGCAGAAAGTCGTACCCGTACTGCACCTCTTTGCGGGTGGTTTTAAGGACTTTTATCCAGTCCTGCTGGTTTTTCTGCTGCTGATTGAGAAACGCATCCAGTTCGCGGTTTTCGCGGCGGAGCGGCTCGTAGAGAAAGGAGGCGTGCATCGACACCATCAGGGCGTTCCACCGGCTTTTTTCCAGCGCAATGGACACCATCTTCTTGGCCTGACTGACGGAGTAATTCAGAATCTGAAAGTCCTTGGGGGCGCCCGCTTCGGTCAGGTGGTTGCTTCCCTCCCACTCATCCTGGCCATCATCGTGTTCCGAGAGCGCTACCAGCGTTTCGGGCCAGCGAACGGGCCGCCTGTCCGGATGCCAGCGCATAGCCGCCTGCAAAGCCAGCAATCCATGCGCCTGCTGGTGAATGACTTCCCAGCCTTTTTCGGTGGAGCGAACGATCATAAATGTTGAATGATTGAATTTTGAATGATTGATAGGTTGATAGGCTCCGCATGAGTAACCACATTAAGCGGAGCATAATCAACCTATCAATCATTCAAAATTCAATCATTTATTTTGCACCAGTTTGTTCTCCCCCTCCTTGTACGTATCTCCCGTCACGGCGGCGCGGGCCATTTCGAAGAGGCGGACCATGCGGCTGGACGTTGAATCCCAGTACTCGGCCGTGTCCGTATCGACCCGGATTGCCATCAGTTCGGGGTCTTCCTTGCCTTGCGGAAACCAGGGTTTGGCCATGGGCGACCAGATTTCGTCAATTTTGGAACGGTCGTACACCTCCTGGGCCGTCCCCGTAACCGAGACGTAGGAAGCTTTGTCGGGATGAGCGAAGGCTACGTTGACGTGGTAATCCTTCTCGATCTGGTCCGTTTTGGGCGTTTGTTTTTTGGTCAGAAACCAGAGGCTTCCGTTGTCGTCGATCTGCATGATGGCCATCGGACGGCTCACCAGCCGGTTCTGCTCGTCCTGGGTGGTAAACATGCCAATCCGGATGGACTCGATCAGGTCTTTCACCTTTTCCATGCCGGCGTTACGCTGTGTTGAGTTTTCCATAAAAAAGAAAAGTCGGTAGTCGTGAGTTGACAGAGTCCGGATATTCTCCGGCACTCTCTTCAACTAACGCCTACCGACCAGCTACTGTTTATGAATATTATTTTAGTTGTAGATCATCTCCTGACGGCCCAGCGCCTCGAAGAGGGAGCGGGAGAAAGCCGTGTCGCTTTCGGGCTTCGTCGTCATGTCCAGAATATTCAGACAGGTGCGGATGCACTGGCGGCAGGTTCCTGCAATCTGGCAACCGCGTTCGCTGGCCAGGCTTTCGCACTCCTGGGCGCATTTTTCGCAGATTTCAATGCAGGTTTTGGCCAGCAGGCGGGTGTTTTCCGAGCCACGGACGTAGAGCATCGCCATCTGACGGCAAATGTCGGCACAGTCGAGGCTCAGGAAAATGCACCGGTACATATCTTCAATGTCGCTCCGACGTGAACACTCCGTTGCGTATTCATCGCACACCGTCGCGCATCCAACCAGCGTGTCGTAAATGTTTTTCTTCCAGATCATGATAATATGGTTTGGGTTAACAGCCAGGGTTACGAAAACGCCTGACGGGCATGATTCATACCGTCGAGGTCGTCAAAACGGCGCCGCGCCCACTGGCGGGCTTCGCTGATGCTGGTGGTGATAACATCCTGTTTATCAAGTCCACCCTGCTCCAGCAGCGAATTCGCTATTTCGATCGCTTTCTCCCGGACACTCGGTGTCAGGGATCGCATCGCTGCCGGGAAGTGAGAATTGCTCCACATCATATGCCTCGATCGTTAAATCTCTGACAACTATCATTGACATAATTATGCCAGCCCGAAGAGCGATTTTTGCGGGAAGAAAAAAAATAGCAAAAACGCTGATTTTAAGCCTTTTGAACGACCTTCCGCTTTCTCACATATGTGATTTTTACCGGAAATAATTGTGGTTTGAGTGTGGAAACGGCCGCCACAGTGTGTAAAATTATACACAGTTGCCGGACATAAAAATAGCCCCGGACAAAGTCCGGAGCTATTCCGCATTTATCAGGATTGTATCTTCGTAGTCTTGGTTGGCGGCCCTCAGCCTTTCGGAAAAATAAGACGAAACGTGGTGCCTACGCCCTGCTGGCTTTCTACCTCGATAGACCCGCGGTGGCCGTTGATGATGTTTTGCGTGGTGGTCAGGCCGAGGCCCATGCCGCCCTGTTTGCGGGTGAAGAACGGGTCAAACAGCCGCTGCCGGACTTCTTCGGTCAGGCCCGATCCGTTGTCCTCGACGCAGACCATAACGTTGTCGTCGCCGGCTTCCAGGGTCTTCACGGTCAGCACCCCTTTTTCCTCATCCATCGCCTCCACGGCATTGACCAGAATATTGATCAGCGCCGTTTTGAACTGCTCCTTGTCGAGCGGAATCAGGCAGGGGTCGGGCATAAACTCGGTCACCAGTGTCATGCCTTTCAGCCGGAGCCGGTCGTCGATCAGGTGCAGCGTTTCGCGGACGGCCTCGTTGAAGCTGTTGGCGCGCAGATCCAGTTCGCGGGGCTTCGACGAATTCAGCATTTCGGTGATCAGCTGCCCGATGCGTTCGGCGTTCCGGCGGATGATGTCCATGTAAAGGCCCGCCACCGGGTCGTCGGTCGGGACGTCCTCCCGGAGCTGCTCCAGCGCCATGTTGACGTTGGTGAGCGGGTTGCGGACCTCGTGGGCGATGCTGCGGGCGATCTTGCCCGTCATGGAAAGCTTTTCGGCCACCAGCAGGTCGCGCTGGGCTTTTTTCTGTTCCGTAATGTCCCGCACGATGCCCTGAAACCAGTTCAGGTCGCCGCCCTTCTGGGCCACGGCCACCACGGACAGGAGGCAGTCGAACTTCCGCCCGTCCCGGCTCATCAGCACTACTTCATAATCTTTGATCTGCCCGTTCTCGGCGAGTCGCTGGTGCAGCACTTCGTACTGCTCCGGCTTATCGAAAAGCACCAGCGGCATTTTCCCGCAGAGTTCGTCCTGCGAGTACCCGGTCAGTTTCTCGAGCGAAGGATTAGCCTCCCGAATGACCATGTTCCGGTCCGTTACGAAAATGGCGTCGATGGACCGTTCGAACAGCGAGCGGTATTTGTTCTCCTTCTCGGCCAGCTCGGCGGTAATTTCGGCCTGCCGAACGGCGTAGCGGATGCTCCGGCCCAGCAGCTGGGCGTCGATGCGGCCTTTCACCAGGTAATCGGCGGCACCGAGTTTCAAAGCCGAATAATCGACCTCTATATCATCCTGCCCGGTCAGCAGGATCATGGGGGCCTGGCAACCGGTTTTGAAAGCTTCCTGAATCAGTTCAATCCCGGTGCGTTCGCCCAACCGGTAATCGACCAAGAACACATCATAATCACGTTGACAGGCATGCTGAAGGGCGTCGTCAAACTCGGTCACCCAATCCAGTTTGATGTTGGCATTATCGCGGGTAGAGACCAGGGTTTTCGTCAGCACATAGTCGTCTTCATCGTCCTCTACCAGCAGGACCCGGATTGGTTTGTCAGACACTCTATCGGTTTGAGTCGTCAGGTAAGGAAACGGTGTCAATCCAGTATTTTTTAATGGTTTGAGTAATTTCTAGCAAACTTTTGAAGTCAAACGGCTTAGAGATATACGAACTAACCCCCAGGTCGTATGTCCTCAGAATATCTTCTTCGGCCGTCGAAGTGGTCAGCACCACCACCGGTATCTGCCGCAGCTGGTCGTTTTCCTTGATCTCGCGCAGGGCCTGTACCCCGTTTTTCCGGGGCATGTTCAAATCCAGAATAATCAGACTTGGCCGCATAGAATTTTCGTAGGGCGGGCGTTGGTATAGAAAATCGAGCAGTTCTTCTCCGTCTTCCACAAAGTACAGCTTTGACGTAAGCTTGGCCTTCTGAAAAGCCTGTTCCAGCAGCATACGGTCATCAGCGTCGTCATCAGCGATCAGGATGCTGGTCTTATGTTGTTTAACATCCATTATATTCTTGTTCAGTGTTACAGACAATTCATTCAATAATCATCAAACTGGTTCAAACTCGGGAAGCTACAACAGAGAGAGTCCGGCCCTCACGAAAATTACCCATCCTATACTACCATTTTCGGGCAAAGTGTGTTTAATAAATTTACCAAAATACCCTTATACGTCATTTGTGCAGGCGGCTTTGTAATATGATTGTTTTTACCCGCTTTTGGGGAAACGGATACACAAAAATATAATTTTCCCGTGCAGCCCTCCTCCTTCAGACCGTTCGCCCCGGTGGCCTAACCCCTTAGTAAACCGCAGCTTATTGCCGGTTGACGACGCTCCGCTCCGCTTCTTTTAAATTCTGGCACAGATTTGAAACGTATTCGGGTGTCAAACCAATCAACCATACCTATGAAAAAAATGCTTGGACATGTCCTGGCAGCAACGGCCCTCCTGACTGGTCTGATCACTCAGGATGCTGCGGCCCAGACTCGTGCCCGTTCGGGTATCAAAGGCGGCTTTAACGCCAGCACGCTGAACATCGAAAACGGCAGTGACCGCAAAGAACGATATGGTTTTCACGTCGGCGTTTTTACGCAGGTCCCGCTCGGAGAAACCTTTGCTATCCAACCCGAACTGCTGTATACAAGCAAAGGCGCTTCGGCTGCCTACAACGCGTTTGGTGCTACCGGCCGCACGAATTTCAACCTGAATTATCTTGAACTTCCTGTCCTGGCGACCTTCAAGCTTGGTAACACCGCTGACCTGCAAATTGGACCGTACGCTGGTTATCTGCTTAATTCGTCCCTGAAAACGGAAGGCGATCTGGGCACTGCGGTTGGGTCTCTCAATACCGACAACTTTAACCGATTGGATTACGGGGTAGCCGGTGGTTTCAACCTCTACTTCGGTCCTCTGCTGGTGGGTCTGCGCTACGGCCAGGGCCTGAACAAAGTGGCAGATAGCGGCGGCGCTAATCTGCTGCTCGGCAACGCCAAAAACGCAACCGGCATGGTGTCTGTAGGGTTTGCCTTTTAACAAAATGACTGAATGATTGATTGACTGAATGACTGATTAAGCTTTGCAGGACCTCAGTCATTCAGTCAATCAATCATTCAGTCATTCTACAAATGTATATCGTAAGCTTTCAGCTTGTTGTACAGGGTTTTGCGGTCGATGTTCAGCACTTCGGCCGCTTTTGTTTTGTTGTAGCCGGTCTTTTCGAGCACTTTGATG from Tellurirhabdus rosea harbors:
- a CDS encoding hybrid sensor histidine kinase/response regulator, whose product is MSDKPIRVLLVEDDEDDYVLTKTLVSTRDNANIKLDWVTEFDDALQHACQRDYDVFLVDYRLGERTGIELIQEAFKTGCQAPMILLTGQDDIEVDYSALKLGAADYLVKGRIDAQLLGRSIRYAVRQAEITAELAEKENKYRSLFERSIDAIFVTDRNMVIREANPSLEKLTGYSQDELCGKMPLVLFDKPEQYEVLHQRLAENGQIKDYEVVLMSRDGRKFDCLLSVVAVAQKGGDLNWFQGIVRDITEQKKAQRDLLVAEKLSMTGKIARSIAHEVRNPLTNVNMALEQLREDVPTDDPVAGLYMDIIRRNAERIGQLITEMLNSSKPRELDLRANSFNEAVRETLHLIDDRLRLKGMTLVTEFMPDPCLIPLDKEQFKTALINILVNAVEAMDEEKGVLTVKTLEAGDDNVMVCVEDNGSGLTEEVRQRLFDPFFTRKQGGMGLGLTTTQNIINGHRGSIEVESQQGVGTTFRLIFPKG
- a CDS encoding response regulator, with translation MDVKQHKTSILIADDDADDRMLLEQAFQKAKLTSKLYFVEDGEELLDFLYQRPPYENSMRPSLIILDLNMPRKNGVQALREIKENDQLRQIPVVVLTTSTAEEDILRTYDLGVSSYISKPFDFKSLLEITQTIKKYWIDTVSLPDDSNR
- a CDS encoding DUF3891 family protein, coding for MIVRSTEKGWEVIHQQAHGLLALQAAMRWHPDRRPVRWPETLVALSEHDDGQDEWEGSNHLTEAGAPKDFQILNYSVSQAKKMVSIALEKSRWNALMVSMHASFLYEPLRRENRELDAFLNQQQKNQQDWIKVLKTTRKEVQYGYDFLQWCDALSLILVQNQLPPESRRLEISIGPDGVSYYILQRPDQTLAVEPWPFDCDEFEARVEVYQLSQLSFKDDPDLYNALLEAPIEERCWIFRK
- a CDS encoding four-helix bundle copper-binding protein — encoded protein: MIWKKNIYDTLVGCATVCDEYATECSRRSDIEDMYRCIFLSLDCADICRQMAMLYVRGSENTRLLAKTCIEICEKCAQECESLASERGCQIAGTCRQCIRTCLNILDMTTKPESDTAFSRSLFEALGRQEMIYN
- a CDS encoding DUF2188 domain-containing protein gives rise to the protein MRSLTPSVREKAIEIANSLLEQGGLDKQDVITTSISEARQWARRRFDDLDGMNHARQAFS
- a CDS encoding VCBS repeat-containing protein encodes the protein MIRTFLCLLLLLGSCRSTSSDRLFTLLPSTETGVTFNNEIARFESDTLNALNYDPLYNGAGVAVADFNRDGRPDLYFAGNLVSSRLYLNRGDFRFTDVTEAAGVGTRRWCTGVSVADVNQDGWQDLYVCAAGPDTTRMTNLLFINQGLAGDSVPRFREMAAEYGLADARFSSQAAFFDYDQDGDLDCYVLESALERTGRNVVRPKRTRGEGPSTDRLFRNEGVNPQNPRFRDVSAEAGVTTEGYGLGLCVSDLNDDGRPDVYCANDFVSNDLAWINEGNGRFTERAATLFNHTSFNSMGVDVQDINNDGLSDIVVADMLPENNQRQKMMLIKTSWDYFRLARQLGYQDEYVRNTLQLNSGNGTYQEIGQMAGVFRTDWSWAPLLADFDLDGRRDLLVTNGYRRDITNLDYVVYLNDGIATTGLSSAAFRQESLKKLYELPETRIPNYLFRNRGDLTFENKSADWGLEKPTFSNGAAYADLDNDGDLDLVINNIDDEAGLYRNNAIAPGQPKKPASIRLKLSAPAPNRDALGAKVTLRLDNGQTLVQEAFPVRGYLSSVDPVLHLSPGTARVVSAEVRWPDGKHQRISSLPVGRLVSVVYDPRQFFTPAPQLPAPLLTTSTGTQIGLDYRHEETEFNDFLRTPLLPHQFSRNSPGLAVGDANGDGRDDVFIGADPDRLRSLYLQQPNGHFTRQTLGENALEDMGALFFDADRDGDQDLYVVSGGSLYENEEGAYQDRLYLNDGRGQLTRSTESLPVTASSGGCVVAADFDHDGDLDLFRGGRVRPGQYPTFPESYLLRNDSRPGAGPRFTDVTDELAPGLRYIGLVCAALWTDYDNDGWHDLLLAGEWMPLTFLLNKKGQFPQNSIFNIQHSSGWWNSLTGADFDRDGDIDYLAGNLGLNSRYKASAEQPLRLYAADFDKNGRIDPFLTYYLEGGEHFAAIRDVVSDQMPSIKSLYNSYGAFAKGSVRQVVEGRNMEMTKLEATELRSCYVENRGRDGFRLVPLPMEAQISPAYGMQTADFNGDGFTDALLTGNSYATETYTGWYDAGRGCLLLGDGRGRFKPLDAARSGVWTAQDAKALARVETVSGPVWLVSNTNGPVQVIRSRKKDTRPLRPLKPAETGTTIRHADGKTERVEFYHGSGYLSGSSRQWRN
- a CDS encoding pyridoxamine 5'-phosphate oxidase family protein, which codes for MENSTQRNAGMEKVKDLIESIRIGMFTTQDEQNRLVSRPMAIMQIDDNGSLWFLTKKQTPKTDQIEKDYHVNVAFAHPDKASYVSVTGTAQEVYDRSKIDEIWSPMAKPWFPQGKEDPELMAIRVDTDTAEYWDSTSSRMVRLFEMARAAVTGDTYKEGENKLVQNK
- a CDS encoding porin family protein; this translates as MKKMLGHVLAATALLTGLITQDAAAQTRARSGIKGGFNASTLNIENGSDRKERYGFHVGVFTQVPLGETFAIQPELLYTSKGASAAYNAFGATGRTNFNLNYLELPVLATFKLGNTADLQIGPYAGYLLNSSLKTEGDLGTAVGSLNTDNFNRLDYGVAGGFNLYFGPLLVGLRYGQGLNKVADSGGANLLLGNAKNATGMVSVGFAF